A stretch of Treponema vincentii F0403 DNA encodes these proteins:
- a CDS encoding transposase, which produces MIVFKRLTTTKLNRIFLCFSEDLTATATARITGVNRNTVNRYFTGIREKIVRHSIAEYNEVMNGIKAETLRFEAKTVLGKRLKRVLQERPILGLLRRGKKVFITVLEDFSHDNLLTRLQENLHERYAALYENETAQPEAVSFNEYDQYRVWYAGAEQEGDEHDAKGIENFLTFAKKRLAKFNGCSSSNVLLHLKECEFRYNHRGEDLFKLIKKIFQKY; this is translated from the coding sequence GTGATTGTATTTAAAAGACTTACTACAACAAAATTGAATAGAATTTTTTTATGTTTTAGCGAAGATTTAACTGCTACGGCGACTGCAAGAATTACCGGCGTAAACAGGAATACCGTAAACCGCTATTTTACCGGTATTCGAGAAAAAATAGTACGGCACAGCATCGCCGAATATAATGAAGTAATGAACGGAATAAAGGCGGAAACGCTTCGTTTTGAAGCAAAGACTGTGTTGGGAAAACGGCTCAAACGGGTTTTGCAAGAGCGGCCGATATTAGGACTGTTACGGCGAGGAAAAAAAGTATTTATCACTGTTTTAGAAGATTTTTCTCACGACAATCTCTTAACACGGCTGCAGGAGAACCTGCATGAGCGGTATGCTGCCCTGTATGAAAATGAGACGGCACAACCGGAAGCGGTATCATTCAACGAGTATGATCAATACAGAGTGTGGTATGCCGGTGCGGAACAGGAAGGCGATGAGCACGATGCAAAGGGAATAGAGAATTTTTTGACATTTGCAAAAAAACGGCTTGCAAAATTTAACGGCTGTTCATCAAGCAATGTATTGCTCCATTTAAAAGAATGTGAGTTCCGGTACAACCACCGCGGTGAAGACCTTTTTAAATTAATAAAAAAAATCTTTCAAAAGTACTGA